One window from the genome of Sphingomonas lacunae encodes:
- a CDS encoding carboxypeptidase-like regulatory domain-containing protein encodes MTAATAAALLPGGVSAQVITNVASADWTGPTGGSRTVRSNQVAISVVSPPATNVIYRIDSPGTGTLTRIDGSGCTSGNSIGGLSVGGDTTSGGPGQSPTQVSLNHADDFTAGQPIAFGITSPADNRDPNARDSFDVTVRTGNGDLETVRLREDANNSGFFVGYIATMRIPPALVQGDCRLSVAPGAPLDVNLYRIGSNDSIARAQISFLVDPFGIVFDSGDGAPVRGARVTLINAATGQPAQVFGDDGVSSFPNSVITGSTVTDAGGQVYAFPAGDYRFPFVAPGSYRLLVEPPEPYSWQSSATIAELAQFRRPDNGEPYTLGTASYGAVFQLFTPTPVRIDIPVDRPQAGLQLTKTSSTATATPGSTVQYRITLRNADSTRTTGALTVTDDMPRDVRLRPGSIRYNGNPVTASITPDGGRFTVGLPPLAGGALGLITYLADIRPDSQPGEATNIAVASDNRGSRSNVGEATVRISRDIVGDRITIIGRVTDGGCSADPASARGIQGVRVMLQDGSFAVTDSDGRYHFEGVRPGLHVVQIDPSSLPGLVVPINCAANNRAAGSAISRFVEGRGGELKRADFRAVSIASPEAPADAESSAVPVISAPARPAVASDISVAGGDRDFFANQTAGIDWLFPEPDYNPRSPVVRVAIKHLPGQRVELSVNGRPVNGLSFDGANPSPDRSFYVSVWSGIEVNDRDNRFVARVLDESGALVQELSRTIHYANSPMNVSLVRERSLLVADGLNRPVIAVRLTDRDGRPVKHGLVGDFTVAAPHRAAIESDAEQERQLSGLDRGRATWRIPGDDGVAYIELDPTTASGTARLNFTFRDEQVTREVQLDVWLNPGDRPWTVVGFAAGTVGYNTLDDRMEPVAEDLPSDNVDGRVALYAKGRILGQWLMTMSYDSDREQDEARFGGVIDPRAYYTIYADRADNGFDAASVRNLYLRLERPQFYALFGDFETAINEPQLTRYQRAMNGVRAEYRGSNLAATAFIADTPYRYRRDEMQGNGLSGPYQLSTRDVLANSERVTLEIRDRTRSDIIVESRQLTRHIDYDIDYFAGTLTFREPILSRDPALNPQFIVVDYETRGVGQRVVNGGGRVSWTSNDESLRVGLTGIHDANDSARANLGGVDVRYRPAPSVEMRAEYAVSDSQSRKAGVADVGTASAWLVEVEHHGSVFDLLAYARQRDDGFGVGQLSNAGQASRRIGLDGSMRLGTGFSLIASAWQEDYLETDSRRRAGRLMGEWRGETTTLRAGLTRAEDTLPTGETNISTLVQLGGTQRLLNQRLELDAQTEFALGGQNESVDFPTRHTFGARYAVTQGITLVGAYEIASGGTVDARTVRAGFDVRPWDGARVSLTGNQQDIGEFGPRSFAAYGLSQSISLTENLMVDMTVDGQRTLGGINARDVLDPAQPVASGGFVDGSGAITEDFVAVTGGATWRNDDWNITGRAEYRDGELTDRYGATLGGLRQIGEGSAFGGLFTYTRATSETGPSTRTISAEVSWAHRPADSRWSFLEKLEFRADALSNAIAGQPGPIGGPVLTVSGDVNSKRVINSLTINYSPVDEDDGLWHEAGEYTLFWGARYTDDRFGDEDVTGWSTVVGLDLRFDLSEHVGVGVTGNARIGTDGNAKAFSAGPQIVVTPFENANIVIGYNIAGFRDRDFEESRYTRSGLFATFRLKFDQTTFEGLGL; translated from the coding sequence ATGACCGCAGCCACCGCCGCAGCCCTGCTGCCTGGCGGTGTTAGCGCGCAAGTCATCACCAACGTTGCCTCGGCTGACTGGACCGGCCCGACCGGCGGATCGCGCACAGTGCGCTCGAACCAGGTCGCGATCAGCGTCGTCAGCCCGCCAGCGACCAATGTCATCTACCGCATCGATTCTCCAGGCACCGGCACGCTGACCCGTATTGACGGCAGCGGCTGCACCAGCGGCAATTCCATCGGCGGACTGTCTGTTGGAGGCGATACGACATCGGGCGGGCCAGGGCAAAGTCCCACACAGGTTTCCCTCAACCATGCGGATGATTTCACCGCAGGTCAGCCGATAGCATTCGGCATCACCTCTCCCGCAGACAATCGCGACCCCAACGCGCGCGACAGCTTTGACGTCACCGTCCGTACCGGCAACGGTGATCTCGAAACCGTCCGCCTGCGCGAGGATGCGAACAATAGCGGGTTTTTCGTCGGCTACATCGCCACCATGCGCATTCCACCGGCGCTGGTGCAGGGTGACTGCCGTCTCTCGGTTGCTCCGGGTGCACCACTTGACGTCAATTTGTACCGTATAGGTTCAAATGACTCGATTGCGCGTGCCCAGATCAGCTTTTTGGTGGATCCGTTCGGCATTGTCTTCGACAGTGGTGATGGCGCGCCTGTTCGCGGGGCTCGCGTCACACTGATCAATGCCGCCACGGGACAACCGGCCCAGGTGTTCGGGGATGATGGCGTGTCCAGCTTCCCCAATAGCGTCATTACCGGTTCAACCGTGACCGACGCGGGAGGACAGGTCTATGCCTTCCCCGCCGGCGACTATCGCTTCCCCTTTGTCGCACCGGGAAGCTATCGCCTGCTTGTCGAACCGCCCGAGCCATATAGTTGGCAGTCCAGCGCCACAATTGCTGAGCTTGCGCAATTCAGGCGACCAGACAATGGCGAGCCCTATACGCTGGGAACCGCGAGTTATGGCGCGGTTTTTCAGCTGTTTACACCCACGCCGGTGCGGATCGACATTCCTGTTGACCGTCCGCAAGCCGGGTTGCAGCTGACCAAGACCAGCAGCACCGCCACAGCGACCCCGGGCAGCACTGTCCAGTATCGCATCACCCTGCGCAATGCTGATTCAACCCGCACAACCGGAGCCTTGACGGTGACCGACGACATGCCGCGCGACGTCCGCCTGCGGCCTGGGTCGATCCGTTACAACGGCAATCCGGTGACCGCCTCCATTACACCCGATGGAGGGCGCTTCACCGTCGGGCTACCCCCGCTTGCAGGCGGAGCACTCGGTCTTATAACCTATTTGGCGGATATTCGTCCGGATAGCCAGCCAGGCGAAGCCACGAACATTGCCGTCGCCAGCGATAATCGCGGATCGCGTTCCAATGTTGGCGAAGCAACCGTTCGCATCAGCAGGGATATCGTCGGAGACCGTATCACCATTATCGGTCGCGTCACCGACGGGGGCTGTTCGGCTGACCCAGCCAGCGCCCGCGGTATCCAGGGCGTCCGGGTCATGCTCCAGGACGGCAGTTTCGCTGTTACTGACAGTGACGGTCGCTACCACTTTGAAGGGGTTCGCCCTGGCCTGCATGTGGTCCAGATTGACCCCTCATCCCTTCCCGGATTGGTTGTGCCAATCAACTGCGCCGCCAACAACCGCGCTGCGGGAAGTGCCATTTCCCGCTTTGTCGAAGGCCGGGGCGGAGAGCTGAAGCGCGCGGATTTTCGTGCCGTTTCGATCGCCTCTCCCGAAGCGCCTGCAGATGCTGAGAGCAGCGCCGTCCCGGTGATCAGCGCCCCTGCACGCCCAGCTGTGGCAAGTGATATCAGCGTCGCCGGCGGTGACCGCGATTTCTTTGCCAACCAGACCGCCGGCATTGACTGGTTATTCCCCGAACCAGATTACAATCCGCGTTCCCCTGTTGTGCGTGTTGCCATCAAGCATTTGCCGGGCCAGCGTGTGGAACTCAGCGTCAACGGCCGGCCTGTCAATGGCCTGTCTTTTGATGGCGCGAACCCGTCACCAGACCGCAGCTTCTACGTCAGTGTCTGGAGCGGCATTGAAGTCAACGATCGCGACAACCGCTTTGTTGCCCGCGTGCTCGACGAATCCGGTGCGCTGGTCCAGGAACTGAGCCGGACCATCCACTATGCAAACAGCCCGATGAACGTCTCGCTTGTGCGCGAACGCTCGCTGCTGGTGGCGGATGGTCTCAATCGCCCGGTTATCGCGGTACGGCTGACTGACCGCGACGGTCGCCCGGTCAAGCACGGACTGGTTGGCGACTTCACCGTTGCCGCACCGCATCGCGCCGCTATCGAAAGCGATGCCGAACAGGAACGTCAACTGTCGGGTCTTGACCGTGGCCGCGCTACCTGGCGGATCCCGGGTGACGATGGCGTTGCCTATATCGAACTGGATCCGACCACCGCATCGGGCACAGCGCGCCTCAACTTCACTTTCCGTGACGAGCAGGTCACGCGTGAGGTTCAGCTCGATGTCTGGCTGAACCCTGGCGACCGGCCATGGACTGTTGTCGGCTTTGCTGCCGGAACGGTCGGCTACAACACGCTCGATGACCGCATGGAACCTGTCGCCGAAGACCTTCCTTCTGACAATGTCGACGGTCGCGTCGCTCTCTACGCCAAGGGTCGGATACTTGGCCAGTGGCTGATGACCATGTCCTATGACAGCGACCGGGAACAGGATGAGGCCCGTTTCGGCGGCGTCATCGATCCGCGCGCCTATTACACCATCTACGCTGATCGCGCCGACAATGGCTTTGACGCGGCATCGGTACGCAACCTCTACCTGCGCCTTGAACGGCCGCAGTTCTATGCCCTGTTCGGTGATTTCGAAACGGCGATCAACGAACCGCAACTGACCCGCTATCAACGGGCTATGAACGGCGTCCGCGCTGAATATCGCGGCAGCAACCTCGCCGCCACCGCCTTCATCGCCGATACGCCCTATCGCTATCGCCGTGACGAGATGCAGGGCAATGGCCTAAGCGGTCCCTATCAGCTTTCGACACGCGATGTCCTCGCCAACAGCGAACGCGTCACGCTAGAAATCCGCGATCGTACCCGTTCCGACATCATTGTCGAAAGCCGCCAGCTCACCAGGCATATCGATTATGATATCGATTATTTCGCCGGCACACTGACCTTCCGCGAACCGATCCTCAGCCGCGATCCCGCGCTGAATCCGCAATTCATCGTCGTCGACTATGAAACCCGCGGCGTCGGCCAGCGTGTTGTCAATGGCGGCGGCCGCGTCAGCTGGACAAGCAATGACGAAAGCCTGCGCGTCGGCCTCACCGGCATTCATGACGCCAATGACAGCGCCCGCGCCAATCTCGGCGGCGTCGATGTCCGCTATCGCCCTGCCCCGTCGGTTGAAATGCGCGCCGAATATGCTGTCAGCGACTCCCAGTCGCGCAAGGCCGGCGTCGCCGATGTCGGCACCGCCAGCGCCTGGCTCGTCGAAGTCGAACATCATGGCTCGGTGTTTGATCTCCTTGCCTACGCCCGTCAGCGCGACGACGGCTTTGGTGTCGGCCAGTTGAGCAATGCCGGACAGGCCAGCCGCCGCATCGGCCTCGACGGCAGCATGCGACTTGGTACCGGCTTCAGCCTGATCGCCAGCGCTTGGCAAGAAGACTATCTCGAAACCGACTCCCGTCGCCGCGCTGGCCGCCTGATGGGCGAATGGCGTGGGGAGACCACCACGCTGCGCGCCGGCCTGACCCGCGCCGAGGACACGCTGCCGACCGGAGAGACCAACATCTCCACCCTTGTCCAGCTTGGCGGCACGCAGCGCTTGTTGAACCAGCGGCTTGAACTCGACGCCCAGACCGAATTTGCTCTCGGCGGACAGAATGAAAGCGTCGATTTCCCGACCCGCCATACCTTTGGCGCCCGCTATGCCGTGACCCAGGGGATCACCCTCGTCGGTGCCTATGAAATCGCCTCTGGCGGCACGGTGGATGCGCGTACAGTCCGCGCCGGCTTTGACGTGCGTCCCTGGGACGGTGCCCGCGTCAGCCTGACCGGCAACCAACAGGACATCGGCGAGTTCGGGCCCCGCAGCTTTGCCGCCTACGGCCTGTCCCAATCCATTTCGCTGACCGAAAATTTGATGGTTGACATGACTGTCGATGGCCAGCGCACGCTCGGTGGCATCAATGCCCGTGACGTACTGGATCCGGCTCAGCCGGTCGCTTCCGGCGGCTTCGTCGATGGTTCGGGCGCGATCACTGAAGATTTCGTCGCCGTCACCGGTGGCGCGACGTGGCGCAATGATGACTGGAATATCACCGGTCGCGCCGAGTATCGCGACGGCGAACTAACGGATCGCTATGGTGCAACCCTTGGCGGCCTGCGCCAGATCGGCGAAGGAAGCGCCTTTGGTGGCCTGTTCACCTATACACGGGCAACCAGCGAGACCGGCCCGTCCACCCGGACGATCTCGGCTGAAGTCAGCTGGGCCCATCGCCCGGCCGACAGCCGCTGGTCTTTCCTCGAAAAGCTCGAATTCCGGGCCGACGCTCTCAGCAACGCGATAGCTGGGCAGCCAGGTCCTATCGGTGGCCCCGTGCTGACAGTCAGCGGGGACGTCAACTCAAAGCGCGTGATCAACAGCCTGACGATCAACTACTCGCCTGTCGATGAAGACGACGGCCTGTGGCACGAGGCGGGCGAATACACGCTTTTCTGGGGTGCACGCTACACCGACGACCGCTTTGGTGACGAAGATGTCACCGGCTGGTCGACTGTCGTCGGCCTCGATCTTCGCTTCGACCTGAGCGAACATGTCGGGGTGGGTGTTACCGGTAACGCCCGTATCGGTACTGATGGCAACGCGAAAGCCTTCAGCGCCGGTCCGCAGATTGTGGTGACGCCATTTGAAAATGCCAACATCGTCATCGGCTACAACATCGCCGGCTTCAGGGACCGTGATTTCGAAGAGTCACGCTACACCCGCAGCGGCCTGTTCGCGACCTTCAGACTGAAGTTCGACCAGACGACATTCGAAGGATTGGGCCTCTGA